One part of the Humulus lupulus chromosome 9, drHumLupu1.1, whole genome shotgun sequence genome encodes these proteins:
- the LOC133799680 gene encoding DUF21 domain-containing protein At4g14240-like, with translation MAPSPSFSFSMSFSNLKQLPRQENSDLRVSMSLGKKHLQTYSKCRACISLQEALPIYLDKMFNQYVAIILSMTFVLFFGEVIPQAICTRYGLAVGSNFVWLVRILMIICYPISYPIGKILDWVLGHNEPLFRRAQLKVLVSIHSQEGGELTHDETTIISGALDLTEKTAEEAMTPIESTFSLDVNSKLDWEAMGKVLARGHSRAPVYSGNPKNVNGLLLVKSLLTVRPETETPVSAVSIRRIPRVPADMPLYDILNEFQKGSNHMAAVVKTKGKSKLPTIDGEKTFLWLPSNNFTEHVYFYMHIYII, from the exons ATGGCACCTTCCCCGTCCTTCTCCTTCTCTATGTCTTTCTCCAATTTGAAGCAACTACCCCGGCAAGAAAACTCAGACCTTCGTGTCTCTATgag TCTAGGCAAAAAGCACTTGCAGACTTACAGCAAATGCAGAGCGTGCAT cagtttgcaagag GCCCTTCCAATTTACTTGGATAAAATGTTCAATCAGTATGTGGCTATAATTCTCTCTATGACTTTTGTTCTATTTTTTGGAgag GTTATCCCACAAGCTATATGCACTAGATATGGACTTGCAGTAGGTTCCAACTTTGTTTGGCTTGTTCGGATTTTGATGATAATTTGCTACCCAATTTCATACCCAATTGGAAAG ATTTTGGATTGGGTATTAGGACACAATGAACCTTTATTTAGGCGAGCTCAGTTAAAAGTCCTTGTCTCCATCCACAGCCAAGAG GGTGGTGAGCTTACACATGACGAGACAACAATTATAAGTGGGGCACTAGATTTAACTGAGAAG ACAGCTGAGGAGGCTATGACACCCATTGAATCAACATTTTCCTTAGATGTCAATTCAAAGTTGGACTG GGAGGCTATGGGAAAAGTTCTTGCTCGGGGGCATAGTCGAGCACCTGTCTATTCTGGGAATCCGAAGAACGTTAATGGACTGCTTCTG GTGAAAAGTCTTCTTACTGTACGACCTGAAACAGAGACTCCAGTCAGTGCCGTTTCCATCCGGAGAATACCACG AGTTCCTGCCGATATGCCACTGTACGATATATTAAATGAGTTTCAGAAGGGCAGCAATCATATGGCAGCTGTGGTGAAGACTAAAGGGAAAAGCAAGCTTCCTACAATTGATGGGGAGAAGACTTTTCTGTGGCTGCCTAGTAATAATTTTACAGAACATGTCTATTTCtatatgcatatttatattatttag